The sequence below is a genomic window from Phoenix dactylifera cultivar Barhee BC4 chromosome 8, palm_55x_up_171113_PBpolish2nd_filt_p, whole genome shotgun sequence.
GACCTGATGAAGTGACGGTAGTCAGCATCGTCTCTGCCTGCACTCGGCTGAAAGCTTTAGAACATGGAAAACAAGTGCATGGCTATGCGACGAAAAACCTTTCGGGATTCGACGCCTTTGTTCGCAATGCTTTGATCAATATGTATGCGCAATGCGGATGCTTATCGAATGCACATCATGTTTTTGAGAAGATGAGCTGCAGAAATGTAGTTTCATGGACTTCGATAATCAATGGTTATGGTGAAAATGGCCGCCCGAGCGAAGCGCTGGCTCTGTTTAAAGAAATGGAGACTGCAGGGGTTAGACCTGATGAAGTAACTGTGTTAGCAGTGGTTTCTATGTGCACAAAATTGGGAAGCTCAGAGATCGGCGAATGGATCGATGAATATGTCAAGAAGAATGGGTTTCAGGAGAACATAAACATTATGAATGCACTCATTGACATGCATAGCAAATGTGGGAACATAGAGAAGGCGTGTCAGATATTTGATCAGATGACAGAGAGGACTCTGATATCATGGACCGCAATAATACAAGGACTGGCGATGCATGGTTATGGTGTGGCTGCCCTTGTTCGGTTCTCTCAGATGCAGAGGGAAGGATTCAAGCCGGATGATATTGTTTTTCTAAGTGTTATGAATGCATGTAGTCATGCTGGTCTAGTGGTGGAGGGGAAGCAGTGTTTTGAGTCCATGGCAGAGGAGCATGGTATGACACCTAGCATAGAACACTGGGGAAGTATGGTGGACTTGCTATGCAGAGCAGGGTTACTAGGTGAGGCGTTTCAGTTTTTAGTAAGCATGCCTGTGAAACCAGATGCTGTGATATGGCGCACATTGATAGGAGCATGTAGAGATCAAGGAAACATAAGTTTAGCAAGACAAGTGATGGATTATGTACTTGATTTGGAACCAGAACATAGTGGAAATTATATATTGAAATCAAATTTGCATGCAGTGGTTGGGGATTGGGACGGCGTCCATGAAGTAAGAAATGACATGGGATTCAGAGAAGTTACTACTAAGAGAGATCCTGCTCATAGTTATATTGAAGCCCAACACAATGTAATATAGTTTGAGTTACTTCATTCCTTCATTCTGTATCAGTGATAATGTTATATGAATCAGTGCAAGTACAAATTAGCACCAATTTTTCCATTTGATAATAGTGACACTAAAACATATTGTATGAAGTATACATATCATTACCTGAATTTATTTGTTCGAAGTATGGTACAACAAAAATTTTCCTTCTTCCCATGCAATACACTCATTCATGGCAGGAACAACCCTGACCCATGTAATTCATTTTTCAAGAATGAATTCTTGGATTTCTATTCCAGTATGACGGGCACCACCTTGTATTCTTAACATGACATTGTCTCCAACTTTTAGCGAGGTTACTGGAATTGCTGTCTTTGTAGTCTTGTCTACTGAAAAAGCAAGGTTCACAGAATGGAttgaagaaaggaaagcaaaagGAAGTTTGCTATAGGAAAAaccagaaagagagaggaaagaacCTTCATATGGGCACACTAAGCCAACAGTTTCTGCATTCTGTAGAAAGATGCTGTAGGTCTCATGACCTGAGTTCTCCTGCAAATCAATATCAACAGGACTTTAAAAACTAATCTAGCATACGTTCGATTAGCTTTTCTTTAATCTTTCACAGTTTGTACATCACCACCTTCTTGTCGAGATGAACAAGTTATTAATGGTCTGAGGAAGACCCATTTTGTCATATGAACTACTTGCATGTTTTTGGTAACTAACAGAACTTTGGGATTTCTTTTCCTAAAATAACTCATGTTGCAGTTGACAGCAATTCTATATTTTATATGAAAATAACAACATATAGACCAATCTTGTTTTTTCTCCCTttatatatgataaaatataagcaCACTATGAAGTTCATAGATCATAAACTTGCAACATTGGCATGTAATACAAATCCTCAGGATCTCTAATGAACCAAGCATGCTTTCATTTCCAAAGACTAGATATATTCACTTAAAAAATTGGGGGAAGCAGTACAAACCTTTGCCTCTACAAGGATAAGTGGTCTTGATTCTATTTTCACACGCCCCACAATTGCTGTCCGTTGCAAACCACTTTGGTCAACCACTATTACCTCTTTCCCTGCCTGCAACTCTGATAGGTAGCAAGTCTTTCCCCCTGGAACTGCAACATAGGCATGCACTGGCCCCTACAGAAACAGGAAAAAAATTAACATGTGCATGCCAAGAGGACCTAAATATTCAATCTCAAATTCTCAGTAAagtcttaaaaaaattattatttaatttttcatttaATTCAGCATTTGCATCACTGGTTTTGTTGATGGTTATGCTGCTCTTCTTTTGCCTTCAGCATGGTGAATTTGCAAATAGTCTTTAGTTCAGGGACATGCAAAAAAAACAAGCTTTTAATAACCTGTAAAGATTTCTAAAATCCAAGATGGCCAGAGCAATTAGTAGTCTAAAAGTGGGGGAAAAGTTGGTTCCATACAATCTTGAAGTGAGTGAACTTTCTTTAGAGAACATTTCACAGAGAGATGAATGGAAGGGAGAAAAATCTCCAAGACagctgtttctttttctttctttttttttgatgacgAGGGTAGGCAGCCGTTTCCATCTTCACGATACCAGAATTTCCATGAGAGGTTCTAATTGTAACCACCGCCACAATGAAAATACTTACCGCATTCACCCGGAAGGGCCTGCTAGCAATGTAATTTGACTCTAAGCATTCTGAGTGGACCAAGAAAAGTCCTCTAGCAAAAGAACCAACCTACAAAGGGAATCAATGCTACACCAATGAACATTGTAAGGAAATTCAATACGATTTTGTGTCACTTAGCAGGAAGAATTAGTCAAATATGTCAAAATATAACACAGACCAGAAGGCCTTCACCCGGTTGCATAAGACTGCAAAGATCAACACACACCCGATCGCCCATTCCAACTACTTCTACCCGTGTAACAGTGGCTTTGGTCAATGCCAACAGATTCCTTACTTCATTTCTTCTGTCAAAATAATCCTGATATCAACCAAAATATGGGAAAAAAACTAATATCAAATAATTGTGATTAAATTAAAAAGCATGAAGGAAAATGATGGTAGTTTGTAAGCTAGAACATGGTTGAAAGCATATGCTACATGTTTACAGACGGTAGATTATAGAATATCATGTGCTACAtaggaggaaaagagagaataaTTAAAATGCGTAATCTCTGGGAACAGGCCACAGACACATGGAGAGCTAGAAGCAGTGGATAAACTCGATCACTTCTTGAGGCCAAAATAAATTACTCCATAAATGCAACTTATGTAATCAAATGCTGCAAATTGTCCAAGGAAGCCTTTCATGACATGGCTGCACAAGGGAATCCTGATATGCACTACAAAATCAACTATTTATGATAAACAAAGTAATAGCAAAAGCTTTAAAAGCAAAACCCAGAAATGCATCTGAATGAACAGCAAAAGAAAGGGTTTTTCGGCACCGGGGGTGGGGGGGTGATCATGATATCTGCCAAGTTCAATTTGGCTTTCTCTTGTGTTAGGGTTTttcataagaaaaaaagaaatagcagTAGAAGGTACGGATTATGACATCCAAAATGCTCCTAATTGCAATTCATAATAGAGAAAATAGTTAAGGACAAGAACATTTGAAATTTTCTGCCAATAAGGAAAACAGATTATATAATTACAGCTGTATCTATCACATTAGCAATGGTATAATTAGTAAAATCTAAGAGCATACCTTTAGTTTGAGAATTTCCCCAATTTCTTCAACTTTCAAGACAACACCATCAAGACCTTGCTCTAAGGCCTACAAATAAGTACAATTTAAATGGTTTTAGGAAGATATCTCAAATAACAAAGCCACAAATTTCGCCAAAAAAATAACCGTTTACATTTTGTATGTTATTAAGTTTCCTCTATAGTTTTAAGCAAAATGTTTAGAGTCACCTCAAGAAATACTTGGGCTTCAGATGAAGCCATTGAAACTGCAAGTACAGCCCTCTTACAGCCTTGGAACGCTGCAACCATATTCTCTGCAGGTATAACCTATGAAATGCACAATCATCATTGACTAAAGATAGAAAAGGAAAGCaaataatttatataaaaaacaaAGTATTATTCCTCAAATACCACTTAAAACAGCTTCTTTTAATTCATAAGCTTACATTAATCACGGTGGAAAGAGAGAAACAAACAGAACATGGTTCTGTTTACATACTTAAGGAAATTAAGAATCACAACTGAAATTAGTGGAATGATCTGAAAAACCAATATGGCAAGGACATTTAACCATTGTGGCTAATTCCTACTTTAGAAAATAACGAAGCAAATGAACTAGGGAAAAGAATAATAGATGCAGTATTTTGTTGGCCTGAATTAAGAATAGGTATCACAAAAGATAATATAATGAATATACGGGTGGAAGATGTACCAGCAGTAATATTTTCACCACTAAAGACATTAAGGGATGAGCGACAACTGATATAGAAAATTATTGTCGGGCTGACTGTTTCCAGCTGAGTTGGCTCCTACCCCAATGccaagtatcaattcattttcctTTCTCACTACACACTTCTTGGATGATTCAACAATTCATAACTAAAATGAGATCCAGCCACTCCCAAATGGGGTGCACCAAAAATCGAGGTGAATACCAATTTGTCTAATATGACATTTTATATTATGAGATAGTTAGAAACATGGAGGACGAACTCAAACCTGCCATTCTCCCGGGAAAGTTATAACTGCATTATCTGCCTGCTTGTCATCTGATTGGAGTAGTGCTAGTTCTTGTGGAGAAGAAACATCATAGAATGTGGCAACTCTTCTACCATGCGCATCAGACAGCTCTGAGCCTTCAATAAAGAGAGGATGTATCAACGCAATAGCTGCACAAATACCAATGCCCAAGCATTACAATCAAATATCAAAAATAGAGAGGTATATTAAGCCCAATAAGCTCTATAACATCTGGTTAAGCTACAATTTTTTACACtgctttattataatttatttaacTCTGCAGAGCACACAGACTAAATATTGCATTTTTAAGCACAGAGTTACCACGTCTCCTCAAGCAATCATTAGTAATATCAGACTAAGTAAGAATGGTTTTGAATCATCAAGCTAGTTCTacttagaagaagaagaaggaagggaaggaaaaaaaaaacaaccatgTTCACTCATCTAACAATCAAATAGAATTATTGGGTACATCATAATGAAACTGATGCAACAAAATTTAGAAATTATAATTGAAACGAATGAAATGAAACATAAAACTAGTTTTTTTGAGCTTACAAGACCACTCATTTCCAATCGATCAAGGAATCATAATATAATAAGATGAAAGCACTGCAAGTATGCTTAACAGAAAATTTACTAAATGCAGCTATTTAGCCATGGAGCCATCAACAAGCGCAACATGAAGGCAAATTACatgacaaattaaaacaaagGCGAAAAGCCAATCTTCTAACTTCCTTATTAGCTTACATGACCACTCATTTGCGAGTTCTTTGGATCGGGGTTCCGAGCCAAAGATGAAAGTGCTCCATCCTCTCTCGACTGCTGCCGTCATCACCTGCCTGCTCTCAGTCCACACCCACACAAGCTTCGATCGCTCATGTCGATCCAAAACGACGGAAGATGACATCGAGACGCGAGAATTCACGGGAAGCACGGCTGAACTAGTGCCAACATGGATTAAAGAACAGAAACACcctaaaattataataaatgctCGTGCAATGGATTAGATTATCAAACTTAAAATGCAACCAAAAATCCGAACTTTAATGGAATCCGTACTCAAAAAACAATTTTTACGGGTTCTCCGGGAAAATCAATGAGGAAAAATTACATTGCTAGcctttatatcaaaaaaaaatggagaacgAAAGGGAGAttgatttataaataaaaaagaaagagccGTAAGCGTATGAACAAATTTGCAATCCAgacagagggggggggggggagagagagagagagagagagagagagagagagagagagaggagggaggagaaccTCGTCGGAGAGAAGGGAGCGGCGCCGGTGGGCTGGGGATTTTGGCCGGGACGAAGGATAGGAGGGCCATGGAATTCTTTATCAAGGAGGATTGTTAAGGAGACCCAGGGTCGTATTAGCCCACAGAGAAACCTCGGCTGTCCGAGTTCCATTAAGGTGGGCCCAAAGTGGCGGTGGGGCCCTAATCTCTGGGTGTGGACACTGGAGAGATACCTCACGCGCTAGATTGTTTGTTTTTTAAGGCTCTTTTTCTTATTTCAATTTATAGCTAAACTTATTCTGTGTATACAAAATAATCTtttggactccaaatttgatagcTTTGTTTTTCCcccttatttcttcttcttcttcttccttttttcttttttcttttttctttttttttctttcttttttttttttttttttttttttttttaccggcCCCTCACACCAACGTAGACGAGTACaatcaaaaaaaatcataaaacaaGAGTTGGCTAAGCGAGTAGGGCACGTCCGCCTGGTTCAACCAAAAGAAATTCTTTTGAATGTTGCGCTACGTAAGAGGCTACCTAATCAGCAGCTGTGTTAGCCTTCCGATATACATGCGTGGTCCTGAAGGAGCCACAGTCCCATGCCATCTTCTATGTCATGCAGCAAGGAGTGCCCATCCAACTCAGAGAGTCGTCCGTAGATTTTCTCGGCCTCGTGAAGAAGAGTCCCTCCCATGCCGCCTGTAGCTCCACTCCAATAATAGAGGTGTCGAAGATCTGTCGATTGCTAGCTACCACAAATCTGAAGTGGTGATCATAGCTGTGTCCCCTTCTTTTCCCCCTAATATAAGCAATTTCAGCGGTTGGttttaat
It includes:
- the LOC103722710 gene encoding pentatricopeptide repeat-containing protein At1g08070, chloroplastic-like, yielding MAKSPLSHKCDQPGNTNSFSHFTREDGAYKWNTILRGFLERNDPKKAILGFAHMRRRGIKADSYALLFVIKACGLIMPGVFEGKQMHAQALKLGFGSEVVTQTALLRMYCLFGDLLAAQKVFDETPQRDIIQWNALISIFAQRDHPNIAIRAARAMVNENVRPDEVTVVSIVSACTRLKALEHGKQVHGYATKNLSGFDAFVRNALINMYAQCGCLSNAHHVFEKMSCRNVVSWTSIINGYGENGRPSEALALFKEMETAGVRPDEVTVLAVVSMCTKLGSSEIGEWIDEYVKKNGFQENINIMNALIDMHSKCGNIEKACQIFDQMTERTLISWTAIIQGLAMHGYGVAALVRFSQMQREGFKPDDIVFLSVMNACSHAGLVVEGKQCFESMAEEHGMTPSIEHWGSMVDLLCRAGLLGEAFQFLVSMPVKPDAVIWRTLIGACRDQGNISLARQVMDYVLDLEPEHSGNYILKSNLHAVVGDWDGVHEVRNDMGFREVTTKRDPAHSYIEAQHNVI
- the LOC103722696 gene encoding 3-dehydroquinate synthase homolog isoform X1, encoding MALLSFVPAKIPSPPAPLPSLRRGCFCSLIHVGTSSAVLPVNSRVSMSSSVVLDRHERSKLVWVWTESRQVMTAAVERGWSTFIFGSEPRSKELANEWSSIALIHPLFIEGSELSDAHGRRVATFYDVSSPQELALLQSDDKQADNAVITFPGEWQVIPAENMVAAFQGCKRAVLAVSMASSEAQVFLEALEQGLDGVVLKVEEIGEILKLKDYFDRRNEVRNLLALTKATVTRVEVVGMGDRVCVDLCSLMQPGEGLLVGSFARGLFLVHSECLESNYIASRPFRVNAGPVHAYVAVPGGKTCYLSELQAGKEVIVVDQSGLQRTAIVGRVKIESRPLILVEAKENSGHETYSIFLQNAETVGLVCPYEVDKTTKTAIPVTSLKVGDNVMLRIQGGARHTGIEIQEFILEK
- the LOC103722696 gene encoding 3-dehydroquinate synthase homolog isoform X3, which encodes MSSSVVLDRHERSKLVWVWTESRQVMTAAVERGWSTFIFGSEPRSKELANEWSSIALIHPLFIEGSELSDAHGRRVATFYDVSSPQELALLQSDDKQADNAVITFPGEWQVIPAENMVAAFQGCKRAVLAVSMASSEAQVFLEALEQGLDGVVLKVEEIGEILKLKDYFDRRNEVRNLLALTKATVTRVEVVGMGDRVCVDLCSLMQPGEGLLVGSFARGLFLVHSECLESNYIASRPFRVNAGPVHAYVAVPGGKTCYLSELQAGKEVIVVDQSGLQRTAIVGRVKIESRPLILVEAKENSGHETYSIFLQNAETVGLVCPYEVDKTTKTAIPVTSLKVGDNVMLRIQGGARHTGIEIQEFILEK
- the LOC103722696 gene encoding 3-dehydroquinate synthase homolog isoform X2, whose amino-acid sequence is MALLSFVPAKIPSPPAPLPSLRRAVLPVNSRVSMSSSVVLDRHERSKLVWVWTESRQVMTAAVERGWSTFIFGSEPRSKELANEWSSIALIHPLFIEGSELSDAHGRRVATFYDVSSPQELALLQSDDKQADNAVITFPGEWQVIPAENMVAAFQGCKRAVLAVSMASSEAQVFLEALEQGLDGVVLKVEEIGEILKLKDYFDRRNEVRNLLALTKATVTRVEVVGMGDRVCVDLCSLMQPGEGLLVGSFARGLFLVHSECLESNYIASRPFRVNAGPVHAYVAVPGGKTCYLSELQAGKEVIVVDQSGLQRTAIVGRVKIESRPLILVEAKENSGHETYSIFLQNAETVGLVCPYEVDKTTKTAIPVTSLKVGDNVMLRIQGGARHTGIEIQEFILEK
- the LOC103722696 gene encoding 3-dehydroquinate synthase homolog isoform X4 encodes the protein MALLSFVPAKIPSPPAPLPSLRRAIALIHPLFIEGSELSDAHGRRVATFYDVSSPQELALLQSDDKQADNAVITFPGEWQVIPAENMVAAFQGCKRAVLAVSMASSEAQVFLEALEQGLDGVVLKVEEIGEILKLKDYFDRRNEVRNLLALTKATVTRVEVVGMGDRVCVDLCSLMQPGEGLLVGSFARGLFLVHSECLESNYIASRPFRVNAGPVHAYVAVPGGKTCYLSELQAGKEVIVVDQSGLQRTAIVGRVKIESRPLILVEAKENSGHETYSIFLQNAETVGLVCPYEVDKTTKTAIPVTSLKVGDNVMLRIQGGARHTGIEIQEFILEK